One genomic region from Lycorma delicatula isolate Av1 chromosome 9, ASM4794821v1, whole genome shotgun sequence encodes:
- the Vha14-1 gene encoding V-type proton ATPase subunit Vha14-1: protein MAMHSAVKGKLLAVIGDEDTCVGFLLGGVGEINKNRQPNFMVVDKNTSVSEIEETFKRFIKRDDIDIILINQNVAELIRHVIDLHNAPIPSILEIPSKDHPYDASKDSILRRAKGMFNPEDIH from the exons atGGCTATGCATTCAGCTGTTAAAGGAAAACTTCTGGCAGTTATAGGTGATGAG gaTACTTGTGTTGGATTTCTCCTAGGAGGAGTtggtgaaattaataaaaacagacaaCCAAATTTTATGGTTGTTGATAaaa ATACTAGCGTTAGTGAGATTGAAGAAACTTTCAAACGTTTCATTAAACGTGATGATATAGATATTATTCTCATCAATCAAAAT gttGCAGAATTAATTCGACATGTCATTGATTTACATAATGCACCAATTCCATCAATACTTGAAATCCCATCTAAAGATCATCCATATGATGCTAGCAAGGATTCTATTTTACGCAGAGCAAag